One part of the Ursus arctos isolate Adak ecotype North America unplaced genomic scaffold, UrsArc2.0 scaffold_14, whole genome shotgun sequence genome encodes these proteins:
- the NME6 gene encoding nucleoside diphosphate kinase 6 isoform X1, giving the protein MTSILRSPQALQLTLALIKPDAVAHPLILEAVHQQILSNKFLIVRMRELLWRKEECQKFYQEHEGRFFYQRLVEFMASGPIRAYILARKDAIQLWRTLMGPTRVFRARHVAPDSIRGSFGLTDTRNTTHGSDSVVSASREIAAFFPDFSEQRWYEEEEPQLRCGPLRYSPEGGIHCAAGPGGPGPARCKPIGL; this is encoded by the exons ATGACCTCGATCTTGCGGAGCCCTCAGGCTCTCCAGCTTACTCTGGCCCTGATCAAGCCTGATGCTGTTGCTCACCCCCTGATTCTGGAG GCTGTTCATCAGCAGATTCTGAGCAACAAGTTCCTTATTGTACGAATGAGAGAACTTCTGTGGAGAAAAGAAGAATGCCAGAAGTTTTACCAAGAGCATGAAG GGCGTTTTTTCTATCAGCGGCTGGTAGAGTTCATGGCCAG TGGGCCAATCCGAGCCTACATCCTCGCCCGCAAGGATGCCATCCAGCTCTGGAGGACACTGATGGGACCCACCAGGGTGTTTCGAGCACGTCATGTGGCCCCGGATTCAATTCGTGGCAGTTTTGGCCTCACTGACACCCGCAACACAACCCATGGCTCTG ACTCTGTGGTTTCAGCCAGTAGAGAGATTGCAGCCTTCTTCCCTGACTTCAGTGAACAGCGCTGGTACGAGGAAGAGGAGCCCCAGTTGCGCTGTGGCCCTCTGCGCTACAGTCCAGAGGGAGGCATCCACTGTGCAGCCGGGCCAGGAGGCCCAGGACCAGCCAGATGCAAGCCTATTGGTCTGTGA
- the NME6 gene encoding nucleoside diphosphate kinase 6 isoform X2 gives MRELLWRKEECQKFYQEHEGRFFYQRLVEFMASGPIRAYILARKDAIQLWRTLMGPTRVFRARHVAPDSIRGSFGLTDTRNTTHGSDSVVSASREIAAFFPDFSEQRWYEEEEPQLRCGPLRYSPEGGIHCAAGPGGPGPARCKPIGL, from the exons ATGAGAGAACTTCTGTGGAGAAAAGAAGAATGCCAGAAGTTTTACCAAGAGCATGAAG GGCGTTTTTTCTATCAGCGGCTGGTAGAGTTCATGGCCAG TGGGCCAATCCGAGCCTACATCCTCGCCCGCAAGGATGCCATCCAGCTCTGGAGGACACTGATGGGACCCACCAGGGTGTTTCGAGCACGTCATGTGGCCCCGGATTCAATTCGTGGCAGTTTTGGCCTCACTGACACCCGCAACACAACCCATGGCTCTG ACTCTGTGGTTTCAGCCAGTAGAGAGATTGCAGCCTTCTTCCCTGACTTCAGTGAACAGCGCTGGTACGAGGAAGAGGAGCCCCAGTTGCGCTGTGGCCCTCTGCGCTACAGTCCAGAGGGAGGCATCCACTGTGCAGCCGGGCCAGGAGGCCCAGGACCAGCCAGATGCAAGCCTATTGGTCTGTGA